The Hemicordylus capensis ecotype Gifberg chromosome 6, rHemCap1.1.pri, whole genome shotgun sequence genome window below encodes:
- the SEPTIN1 gene encoding septin-1 isoform X1 codes for MDKDYVGFATLPTQVHRKSVKKGFDFTLMVAGESGLGKSTLINSLFLTDLYKDRVVPDAEARIPQTLEIVKHAVDIEEMGVKVKLTVIDTPGFGDAVDNSECWKPIANYIDCQFEQYFRDESGLDRKNIQDGRVHCCLYVLSPFGHGLRPLDIAFLHAIHDKVNIMPVIGKADSLTPTEVQHKKEKIRRELVENGINIYEFPDCDSDEDEEFKAQDAAMKHSIPFAVIGSSHVVRELKDKVFRGRQYAWGTVEVENSAHCDFLKLRNMLIQTHMQDLKDVTHEVHYENYRAQCIQSLARTGVRDRSSRAKLSRQSATELPMLPLADAEKLIREKDEELRRMQEVLQRMQAQMMQSQGEQSDSL; via the exons ATG GATAAAGATTACGTTGGTTTTGCTACTCTGCCCACACAAGTCCACCGAAAATCTGTGAAGAAAGGGTTTGACTTCACTCTCATGGTAGCAG GAGAGTCCGGTCTAGGAAAATCCACCCTTATCAACAGCCTTTTCTTGACAGATCTGTATAAGGATCGAGTGGTTCCAGATGCAGAAG CCAGGatcccccagactctggaaatTGTCAAACATGCTGTAGATATTGAAGAAATGGGTGTGAAAGTGAAATTGACAGTGATCGATACCCCAGGATTTGGGGATGCAGTGGATAATTCGGAATG CTGGAAGCCAATTGCCAACTACATTGACTGCCAGTTTGAGCAGTATTTTCGGGATGAGAGCGGCCTGGACCGCAAGAACATTCAGGATGGACGTGTCCACTGCTGTCTCTATGTCCTGTCACCTTTTGGACACGG GCTCCGCCCCCTAGACATAGCATTCCTCCATGCCATCCATGATAAAGTCAATATTATGCCGGTAATTGGAAAGGCTGACAGCTTGACTCCAACAGAAGTGCAACACAAGAAAGAGAAG ATCCGACGAGAGTTAGTAGAAAATGGGATCAACATTTATGAGTTCCCCGATTGCGACTCAGACGAAGATGAAGAGTTCAAAGCTCAGGATGCTGCAATGAAG CATAGCATCCCCTTTGCTGTAATTGGATCTAGTCATGTGGTCAGAGAGTTGAAGGACAAAGTGTTCCGGGGGAGGCAATATGCTTGGGGAACAGTGGAAG TGGAAAACTCCGCTCACTGTGACTTCCTCAAGCTTCGGAACATGCTGATCCAAACCCATATGCAGGACTTGAAGGATGTGACCCACGAAGTGCATTACGAGAACTACCGTGCACAGTGCATCCAGAGTCTGGCCAGGACTGGGGTTCGGGACCGCAGCAGCCGCGC GAAGCTGTCACGCCAAAGCGCTACTGAGCTTCCAATGCTGCCTCTGGCTGACGCAGAGAAGCTGATTCGTGAGAAAGACGAGGAG ctccGCCGGATGCAAGAAGTGTTACAGAGGATGCAGGCACAGATGATGCAGAGCCAGGGGGAGCAATCTGACAGCCTCTGA
- the SEPTIN1 gene encoding septin-1 isoform X2: protein MGVKVKLTVIDTPGFGDAVDNSECWKPIANYIDCQFEQYFRDESGLDRKNIQDGRVHCCLYVLSPFGHGLRPLDIAFLHAIHDKVNIMPVIGKADSLTPTEVQHKKEKIRRELVENGINIYEFPDCDSDEDEEFKAQDAAMKHSIPFAVIGSSHVVRELKDKVFRGRQYAWGTVEVENSAHCDFLKLRNMLIQTHMQDLKDVTHEVHYENYRAQCIQSLARTGVRDRSSRAKLSRQSATELPMLPLADAEKLIREKDEELRRMQEVLQRMQAQMMQSQGEQSDSL from the exons ATGGGTGTGAAAGTGAAATTGACAGTGATCGATACCCCAGGATTTGGGGATGCAGTGGATAATTCGGAATG CTGGAAGCCAATTGCCAACTACATTGACTGCCAGTTTGAGCAGTATTTTCGGGATGAGAGCGGCCTGGACCGCAAGAACATTCAGGATGGACGTGTCCACTGCTGTCTCTATGTCCTGTCACCTTTTGGACACGG GCTCCGCCCCCTAGACATAGCATTCCTCCATGCCATCCATGATAAAGTCAATATTATGCCGGTAATTGGAAAGGCTGACAGCTTGACTCCAACAGAAGTGCAACACAAGAAAGAGAAG ATCCGACGAGAGTTAGTAGAAAATGGGATCAACATTTATGAGTTCCCCGATTGCGACTCAGACGAAGATGAAGAGTTCAAAGCTCAGGATGCTGCAATGAAG CATAGCATCCCCTTTGCTGTAATTGGATCTAGTCATGTGGTCAGAGAGTTGAAGGACAAAGTGTTCCGGGGGAGGCAATATGCTTGGGGAACAGTGGAAG TGGAAAACTCCGCTCACTGTGACTTCCTCAAGCTTCGGAACATGCTGATCCAAACCCATATGCAGGACTTGAAGGATGTGACCCACGAAGTGCATTACGAGAACTACCGTGCACAGTGCATCCAGAGTCTGGCCAGGACTGGGGTTCGGGACCGCAGCAGCCGCGC GAAGCTGTCACGCCAAAGCGCTACTGAGCTTCCAATGCTGCCTCTGGCTGACGCAGAGAAGCTGATTCGTGAGAAAGACGAGGAG ctccGCCGGATGCAAGAAGTGTTACAGAGGATGCAGGCACAGATGATGCAGAGCCAGGGGGAGCAATCTGACAGCCTCTGA